acagctccagggtcccaggtttgattccggcttgggtcactgtctgtgtggagtctgcacatcctccccgtgtgtgcgtgggtttcctccgggtgctccggtttcctcgcacagtccagtgcatgttaggtggattggccatgataaattgcccttagtgtccaaaattgcccttagtgttgggtggggttactgggttatggggatagggtggaggtgttgaccttgggtcgggtgctctttccaagagccggtgcagactcgatgggccaaatggcctccttctgcactgcaaattctatgactgctatgaaattcaatgatgcaagatgatactttgaatgagagtctttgcaggtaattaagtgtttacaggtccagacagtgcaactgaagagagggataatcacaggttaaagaggtgtgaactgtctcaagccagcgcagttgataggatttcgcaaccCCAggccagatttggggggggggggtgaatgtgatgcaacatgaatccaagatcccggttgaggctgtacccatgcatgtggaacttggctatcagtttctgcttggcgatactGCGTtgccgcacgtcctgaaggctgcctacctaagcccacacctccaccctatcccataacccagtaaccccacttaacctttttggacactgaggcaatttagcatggccaatccacctaacctgcacatctttggactcatgtcTGTGCTATCAGTAAGACTGCCCGTTTCCACCTACGTTACATTATCcggcctctctcctgtgtctgtgcggctggggctGAAACCTCGGTCATGCCTTCGTCACCTCCCAattcgacaattccattacacacctggctgctctcccacattctacctctgtaaacCTAAAGCCATCCAAatgtctgctacccatgtcttaatacACAGCAaattcctttcccctatgatccctgtgctccgagacttgcattcactcccattcaattctcacccttgttttcaaatccctccatggcctcatctctccctgtgtctgtcatctcctccagccccacaaccccctgggatatctgcacagctctgatcctggactcttgtacaccCCCGAATCTAATTACTCCACCATGAATCTGACTGCGATTCCTGGCGgacttccctccctaaacctccccgactccacctcactcacctcctttcagactctctttaaaactcacctcttggaccaagtttttggtcacctgccctaaatcTCCTTTTGtttctgggtgtctcactttgttttataatgttcctgtgaagttgactgggatgatttatgatgttaaaggtgttatatacatagaagttgttgttgttgactgtaaccctgacctcctgttttacatcccataggtttcacaacaaactctatctctgatttATTTTCCTCTGCGGGTTTGCAGCTTCTctaaagacggcggccgttaactcaggcctgtcaccgggagcaggccgcagctgtctcgccgctcgatgcaaacccgggcccggaaacttcttattggggtttggagcctccaccgggtttcagtgaaacctcccggccgagtccagcatcggcactgcgcatgctccagctcacaatgcacagggagtgattgacggcagttcTGGACCAATAGGAAGACAGGGTCGTGCCTGGAGGACCGAGAGGAGCGACTGGTCCTCCACCCAATCGGagagaatgaggggcggggctggtcCCGGTGTCTCCCATGTGAgcgggagcatgcgcagtgccggtgACAGTTCAGGATTCAGGCGGTCGGGTGGAATTCTTGAGCCGGTTAGATCACGCTCAGTGAGTCATGAGGGAGGGATAGAGCCGGTGGATgggtcgggaggcttcataaacactccgtgtCGGCCCAAGCCCAGAATATGAAGCTCGGATGCGGCATttgaaccggcgaaagctgctcgggctttttcCCGAGACAGGCCCGAGTGGACGAAGTGTGCGGCGGGGCGCATGCTAGTGAGCGAAAGCCCGGGATTTGCcccacctcccattcactctgattggttggaggactagCCCCTTTCCGTCGGTCCTCTAGCTCCGCCCCCTCTCACTATTGCTCCGAACgcgccgtcaatcagtccccgggcattgtgacctggagcaaacccttcacaattatgatgtggagatgccggcgttggactggggtgagctcagtaagaagtctgacaacaccaggttaaagtataaCAGGTTtgtgctttcagagcgtagctccttctggagcagggcagcacagttgcgtcacagctccagggtcccaggttcgattcctggcttgggtcactgtctgtgcagagtctgcacgttctccctgtgtctgcgtgggtttcctccgggtgctccggtttcctcccacagtccaaagatgtgcgggttaggtggattgtccatgctaaattgcccttagtgtccagaaagtttaaataggggttacagggatagggtagagacgtgggcttgagtagggtgctctttgtaagggccggtggagtctcgatgggccgaaaggcctcctcctgcactgtaaattctatgattgtcagctccctggtttgcagctgcagggcatctccctcccgggaacaggcccaggttaatgggcaccatcctgcttcagacactggaggatggttcacatcagaggatggggtatggggacaataaataagagcttacactttgcactcaaatcaatgaggactctgatctctgggaaggaagtaaaccctggcaggtggaaggggaggattcacaaacacccgctggaggccccaaacccacaATAAGACCcattgtttttcatagaatttacagtgcagaaggaggccattcggcccatcgagactgcaccggctcttggaaagagcaccctacccaaggtcaacacctccaccctatccccataacccagtaaccccacccaacactaagggcaattttggacactaagggcaatttatcatggccaatccacctaacctgcacatctttggactgtgggaggaaaccggagcacccggaggaaacccacgcacacacggggaggatgtgcagactccgcacagacagtgacccaagccggaatcgaacctgggaccctggagctgtgaagcaattgtgctatccacaaggctaccgtgctgcctttttattgtcagtttttattgtcagtctgcagacaggggcTGGTGAATTGAACCcagacagaggagagggagggagaaagctgggagtggaggaatgaaatggtgcagatgggtttggatttcagcccagggaggaggaagagtgtgtgggacagggattttCAGCTTTGGGGAACAAGAGGGGGACaattgttccagagaaactagaattgtctgtttagAATTTCTAtccaggactgacagtgatgacttttgtaaactcctttcacaGGGGGTTAGAAGGAGAGAATTTACACTCAACAAACTCAATCCAACAGAAAGGTTTATCTCTTTGTGATTTCtgtcctgcattgacagtgatgacttctGTAAAATGACAGATTTTAGCTCTCAGAAAGGAATAAATGGAGTGGGCATTTATTCTATCGTAAACAAGGAATAAACATTGAGTCATAAATACAAGACAGCTACAAATAAATCAAAGGGGGCAATACTGACAAATTTATTCATCACAGGTTTAGAATGTGTTATTCATTACATAGAAATGAGTTGAGGAAactgctgagatgttttcaaaaggaaactggacaagcacatgagagaaaatggaatcgaaaatcagctgaaaggctgagaatTGATAGGTGTGACAGTCGAGGATGAGTGCCGagtatggacagcagcagaatctgtgacaaaatggcctgtttgtgtcttatatattcacagtatttcaatataatctccttttacagaatatttgcagatgcaaacatcatgttgagatctgacagagtcacttgattcatcaggaccggcctttcaacgtggaaggagaaatgtttgtctgttttgtctttggGAAAAcattcaaaaatcactgtgattggaaaagcaccgagacacagacatcgaagtaattttccacagttagctggactgagctttaaccaatcacacagcatgaaattaaattgcaacatttacatcagggagacaccgtactcaggcttcaactgatgatccaagttgaagagacataaggacattcgcaccaaaggaatcaagaagcagcaattggacattcagcctcgtgagcctgttccaccatttaataacatcacggctgatctggtagtgacttcaaatctgcatcccaccgtcacctgataacctgtcaataaccatggagaaaccatggaaatgtaggGACTGTGGGATAGGATGTAattacccgtctgaattggaaactcatcgacgtattcacactggggaaaggccattcacctgctttgtgtgtgagaagggattcacgaaGCTATCCAACCTCATCACACACCAGCATGTTCATACTGACCTGAGactgtttaaatgtgctgactgtgagaagagctttaaaagcagaaatgatttactgatacatcaacgcactcacactggggagaggccattcacctgctccgtgtgtgggaagggattcactcagtcatcacacctcctgaaacaccaacttgttcacagtgatcagagaccttttaaatgtgctgactgtgagaagagctttaaaagcagaattaatttactgatacatcaacgcactcacactggggagaggccgttcatctgctccgtgtgtgggaagggattcactcagtcatcacaactcctgacacaccaacttgttcacactaatcagagaccttttaaatgtgctgactgtgcgaagaactttaaaagcagaaaggatttactgatacatcaacgcactcacactggggagaggccgttcacctgcactgtgtgtgggaaaggattcacttgttCCTCCCACTTTCTgaaacaccaacttgttcacactgatcagagaccatttATATGTGCCGACTGTGAAAAAAGCTTTAAAAGCAGAatggatttactgatacatcaacgcactcacaccggTGAAAGGCCATTCACGTgtctggaatgtgggaagggatttaatgctttATCAAATCTCCAGACTCACCATCAGGTTCATTCTaatcagcgaccttttaaatgtgctgactgtgagaagagctttaaaagcagaaagtatttactgatacatcaacgcactcacactggggagaggccattcacctgctccgtgtgtgggaagggattcactcagtcatctcatCTCatgacacatcaacttgttcatactgatcagagaccgtttaaatgttctgactgtgagaagagctttaaaagtaaaagctgtttactgatacatcaacgcactcacactggggagaggccattctcctgctccctatgtgggaagggatttactcgttCATCCCAgattctgagacaccagcgagttcacactgggcagagaccgtacacttgccccgtATGTGAGAAGaagttcactcagtcatcccacctgactagacaccaacttgttcacactggtcAGAAactttttaaatgttctgactgtgaaaaaATATTTAAAAGTAAACCaaatctgcagagacaccagcgagttcacacggaaacagaatcatagcatttacagtgcaggagggcatttggcccatcgagtgcaccggcccttggacttaagcacccgacttaagcccatacctccaacctaacccataaccccacctcacctttttggacatttaagggcaatttagcatggccaatccacctaatctacacatttttggactgtggaaaccggagcacagaggaaacccacgcagacactgggacaacatgcagactccgcacagacagtgacccaagctgggaatcaaacctgggaccgtggagctgtgaagcagcagtgctaaccactgtgctaccgtgtggcccACATGTGGGAGtcgtactggggagaggctgtttaactgttccgtgtgtgggaggagattcactcagtcaaacaacctgcacaggcatcagcaagttcacagacaacagcagggtttggattcagctgttgttgctgctgttagtcacatctgGGACTcaatgatgcctggacgtctgtttccTGGGGGGCTCTACAGTTTTCCggtctatatcaatgatttagacttaaatgtatgcaccaggattatacAAACGTTGCTCATATGTTTTAGtgaatgagggagaaagccatggactgggtcagatggacagaaaagtgctaaatggaattcaatctggagcaGTGGGAGATAATGAATTTGGATGGGTAAACAATGCAAGGGAATGACCAATAAATAGGATGATGCTGAGAAGTATTGGGAAACAGAGAGACCTTGGACTGCATATCCACAGACCGCTGAAGGTGGCTGGACAGGTAGATCAGGTGGTCCagaaggcatttgggacactttCCTTGTTTCAGGACCAGAAtatagagcagggagattatgttcaAACTTCATTAAAAACTCGTCAGTGCACAGCTAGAGGACTGAGCACAGGTCTGGTTACTGCAGGAATCAACTATAAATTAAAACCAAATTCATGAAATAGCTTAAAACTGAAATTAATTATGTAATTACGGTCAGTGTTCAATAAATCAAATCTAGGGATGAAGAGGAAGCTAAATAACAAGCGATTGAACAGTGACGCAATCTGAATTTTTCAGTGAATAAAAATCTGAGGCATTTAGATAATGGGAGAGGTCAGGAAAACACTTCAGTTAACTTCCTATAAAAATAAGGTGACTTCAGGATAATGGAAAACACTAATTGGTGAGTATCTGCTGAATCTTTATTTGTTTTATTCTGAAGTTTATTTACTCAAGTCAGTTAATAATGAAATAAATAAAGATATGACAGCACATCCCAGCCCTGTGGAATacacatccagttccatgtgggaaAACCAGGACACTTCCATTATGCTGGAAACatcagctggagcagcaggaagcaaaggggATTGGTCCAGAGGTATTTTTGTGACCAGAAGACTGTTTCCAGCGGAGTTCTGGATTGTTCAGGACAAGATTCCATGCTTtgtgtgttatatattaatgatttagacttcaACAAAGGGTCATTGTTGAGACATTTGCTGTGTTGTGGTTAACAGTGAGGAATAAAGTTGTAGACTACAGGAAGATATCAGTAGACTGATCAGCTGGGCAGCAACGAAGCAAATGGAGATCAATCTGGAGGAGTGTGAGGTAATAAATACACTTGTGCTTCATGTATAAGAAACATAGATCCTTCTCTACTgtggtattctgcagtctctctattTAAATTAACTTCACTTTTTCCCCAAATTATACTTTGCCAAATATCTCCCACTGACGGAAGTATGATCTTTCTACAGGCTGTGTAACTGGgtgaagctcttttcacagtcagttcactggaacactcttacttgggtgtgtgtgtatcggcacttttccagtcacaataatatttgaaatcttttcccatggGCAGAATAGACTTAACattactccttccacattcaacgTCTGTAACATTCTGATCCTAATGAATCGAATAACTGTTAGCCataaaggcggcacggtagcacagtgggtaacactgttgcttcaccgtgccagggtcccgtgtttgattcccacttgggtcaccgtctgtgtggagtctgcatgttctccctgtgtctgcataggtttcctccgggcgctccggtttcctcccacaagtcccaaaatacgtgcttgttaggttaattgacattctgaattctccctctgtgtacccggaaagGCACCGGGTGAGTGTggtgacgaggagcttttcacagtaacttcattgcagtgttaatgtaagcctacttgtggcactaataaagattattaactcaTTGACCCATCTCCACCAttcctttcctccactcccagttttctcccatcCTCTACTCTGGTTTGGATCAATTCTAACCTCTGTACAGAGTGAAGTTAACGACTCAATCATTTTCTCCCCTAGTCACTGAAGCCCCACccacttcctgttccctcaccatgATGGCCGTACATGAGCTCTGCTACTCCTCAGGGAgtcaccatgatgtggagatgccggtgttggactggggtgagcacagtaagaagtctcacaacaccaggttaaagtataacaggtttgtttcgaatcactagcttttggagcactgctccttcctcaggtgaacgaagaggtaggttccagaaacatatatagagacaaagtcaaagatgcaggacgatactttgaatactttgtctatatatatgtttctggaacctacctcttcgttcacctgaggaaggtgcagtgctccgaaagttagtgattcgaaacaaacctgttgggctttaacctggtgttgtaagacttcttactgtacttcctGAATCAAGATGGCAGTCATTAGCCTGTGACTGTTCCCAGGAAAAAGCCCCAGACCAGCCGATTTGGGACCAGCAGGTTTTTATTCTCACCTTGTGGCCATCAGCAGGTTTTATTTGGAGACCCAATTCCCTGCGGATCTGTCACCCTCACAAtgtgtgattgacggcagctcccgaccaataggaagagggggcgggtCTGGAGCACCGaccgggagcggctggtcctccaaccaatcggagtgaatgaggggcggggcccactgtaattgaagcatgcgcagtgtgggtaatggcgtcGGGGAGCGGCTTATTCAGCTCCGAAATTGGTAAGTACGGAGGGAGCGAGGAATCGCGTGAATCTACGGAAACGCTGCGTGAATCTGTTGTGTAAGCCACAAATCTCCGAAAAGAGCTTACTGGACCACCCAGTTTGCAGCgagcggggctgcaggcccaggttATCGGCCTCCATCTTTAATAGATgtcatgtgcatcagggcgcatgcgtgaTCGCCATCTTTGTAGCGGGCAAATGTCCAGTGACTGGGTGGAGCATTTTCATAAAAATAAACCAAAGCAGAAGAAAAATCGTACAACATTGTAGATAACCAATACCAActcccctctgctccccactagGAGGAGCTTGTTACCCATTGATCAgactggagacaacttgtccatcaaactgcattaGCCTTTGAATCCCAATGTCTTACCGATGCAGCGCAGTGGCAGAGAAGAAAaaaacggggtggcacagtggatgtCACTACTGCTCACAGTGCtagaacccgggttcaaatccgaccttgggtgactgcgtggagtttgcacgttctccccatgtctgcgtgggtttcctcagagtgctctgatttcctcccacagtccctttcactttctctctaCTCCAATAgaggtgaaccagttgggtttctaTGCCAATCCAGCAGTTCTCATGGTTACATTTTCCTGTTTCCCACAAATTACCAGATTGATTCagatcaatttcacaacctgcctttgtgtttttgtgggttctctctcactcccttttttctgttttaaatccatttcacagggtattacaAGAGGAGGCTTTGCAATTGGGGAACTGACATCGAACATGATATCAGAATCTGATGGAGCCAGCCAATTTATTGTAACCTGAACATCATTG
This portion of the Scyliorhinus torazame isolate Kashiwa2021f chromosome 5, sScyTor2.1, whole genome shotgun sequence genome encodes:
- the LOC140418255 gene encoding uncharacterized protein is translated as MEKPWKCRDCGIGCNYPSELETHRRIHTGERPFTCFVCEKGFTKLSNLITHQHVHTDLRLFKCADCEKSFKSRNDLLIHQRTHTGERPFTCSVCGKGFTQSSHLLKHQLVHSDQRPFKCADCEKSFKSRINLLIHQRTHTGERPFICSVCGKGFTQSSQLLTHQLVHTNQRPFKCADCAKNFKSRKDLLIHQRTHTGERPFTCTVCGKGFTCSSHFLKHQLVHTDQRPFICADCEKSFKSRMDLLIHQRTHTGERPFTCLECGKGFNALSNLQTHHQVHSNQRPFKCADCEKSFKSRKYLLIHQRTHTGERPFTCSVCGKGFTQSSHLMTHQLVHTDQRPFKCSDCEKSFKSKSCLLIHQRTHTGERPFSCSLCGKGFTRSSQILRHQRVHTGQRPYTCPVCEKKFTQSSHLTRHQLVHTGQKLFKCSDCEKIFKSKPNLQRHQRVHTETES